From Centropristis striata isolate RG_2023a ecotype Rhode Island chromosome 16, C.striata_1.0, whole genome shotgun sequence, a single genomic window includes:
- the LOC131987742 gene encoding mitochondrial basic amino acids transporter isoform X2 — MLGLYKGIGSPMMGLTFINAIVFGVQGNAMRKLGRDTPLNQFMAGASAGAIQCVICCPMELAKTRMQLQGTGEKKSSRKLYKNSLDCLVRIYNKEGLRGINRGMVTTLLRETPGFGVYFLAYDLWTRYLGCEPEDPYMIPKLLFAGGMSGIASWISTYPVDVIKSRLQADGVGGVNQYSGIMDCVRQSLKKEGWRVFTRGLTSTLLRAFPVNATTFATVTLFLMYMRREEDECSVLDSELQTVQLQTQTLQTQTTSM, encoded by the coding sequence ATGCTGGGTCTGTATAAGGGGATCGGTTCTCCGATGATGGGTCTGACCTTCATCAACGCCATCGTGTTTGGCGTGCAGGGCAACGCCATGAGGAAGCTGGGCCGGGACACGCCCCTCAACCAGTTCATGGCGGGCGCGTCGGCCGGCGCCATCCAGTGCGTGATCTGCTGCCCGATGGAGCTCGCCAAGACTCGCATGCAGCTGCAGGGAACCGGGGAGAAGAAGTCCAGCAGGAAGCTCTACAAGAACTCTCTGGACTGCCTGGTGAGGATCTACAACAAGGAGGGGCTCCGCGGCATCAACCGCGGCATGGTGACCACGCTGCTGCGCGAGACGCCCGGCTTCGGCGTCTACTTCCTGGCCTACGACCTGTGGACGCGCTACCTGGGCTGCGAGCCCGAGGACCCCTACATGATCCCCAAGCTGCTGTTTGCGGGCGGCATGTCGGGCATCGCGTCCTGGATCTCCACCTACCCCGTCGACGTCATCAAGTCCCGCCTCCAGGCCGACGGCGTGGGCGGGGTCAACCAGTACAGCGGCATCATGGACTGCGTGCGTCAGAGCCTGAAGAAGGAGGGCTGGAGGGTTTTCACCCGCGGACTCACCTCCACGCTGCTCCGGGCCTTCCCCGTCAACGCCACCACCTTCGCCACCGTCACGCTCTTCCTCATGTACatgaggagggaggaagacGAGTGCAGCGTGCTCGACTCGGAGCTGCAGACGGTGCAGCTGCAGACGCAGACGCTGCAGACGCAGACCACCAGCATGTGA